A single window of Halodesulfovibrio sp. DNA harbors:
- a CDS encoding EamA family transporter, translated as MNKYLGYLQILTAATLWGLLGPISKYGLQDGITPHELAFWRASLGAFFFILHSAKHKTLAVKRKDIPVFFIFGVLGISVFFGSYQMAIKHAGAAISSILLYTAPIWVAIFSRILFKELLSPAKIAALCIALTGTALVCFSGQSSEMSLPLTGLFFGLLSGFTYSLHYIFGKTFLKNYAPATLYAWCLPAGAISLLPWVTFSAYSPIKLVVIVALAFLCTYLAYYAYCAGLKRLEATQAAIIANIEPVVASVLAYFWWDEKLTVSAYIGGVLIIGAVIIIAKILPAAQKNTLAAAEK; from the coding sequence ATGAACAAATATCTTGGATACTTACAAATACTGACAGCAGCTACACTGTGGGGTTTGCTCGGACCTATCTCAAAATATGGTCTGCAAGATGGAATAACTCCTCATGAGCTTGCGTTCTGGCGTGCTTCTCTTGGGGCTTTCTTTTTTATTCTGCACTCTGCTAAGCATAAAACTCTTGCAGTAAAACGAAAGGACATCCCCGTATTTTTCATTTTCGGCGTGCTCGGAATTTCGGTCTTTTTCGGCTCCTACCAAATGGCTATCAAACACGCAGGGGCGGCAATATCCTCTATTCTTTTGTATACAGCCCCGATATGGGTCGCTATTTTTTCCCGAATTCTTTTTAAGGAATTACTATCACCAGCTAAAATCGCTGCACTTTGTATAGCACTTACCGGTACTGCACTGGTTTGCTTCAGCGGACAAAGTTCAGAGATGTCTCTCCCACTCACAGGATTGTTCTTTGGGCTTCTATCTGGTTTTACTTACTCACTTCATTACATCTTCGGAAAAACATTTCTAAAAAATTATGCTCCGGCAACGCTCTATGCATGGTGTCTTCCCGCCGGTGCCATTAGCTTGCTTCCGTGGGTAACTTTTTCAGCATACTCACCAATTAAACTTGTTGTCATAGTGGCTCTGGCTTTTCTTTGCACCTACCTTGCCTACTACGCATACTGCGCCGGACTAAAACGATTGGAAGCGACACAAGCGGCTATTATTGCGAATATCGAACCTGTTGTGGCATCTGTTCTTGCTTATTTCTGGTGGGATGAAAAGCTTACTGTTTCTGCATACATAGGAGGAGTGCTTATTATTGGTGCAGTAATAATTATTGCAAAAATTCTACCAGCAGCGCAAAAAAACACCCTTGCCGCCGCAGAAAAGTAA